One Danio aesculapii chromosome 13, fDanAes4.1, whole genome shotgun sequence DNA window includes the following coding sequences:
- the klhl31 gene encoding kelch-like protein 31, which yields MAPKKNKAAKKSKADINEMTIMVEDSPSNKINGLNTLLEGGNGFSCISTEVTDPLYAPNLLEGLGHMRQDSFLCDLTVATKSKSFDVHKVVMASCSEYIQNMLRKDPSLKKIELNDLSPVGLATVITYAYSGKLTLSLYTIGSTISAAMLLQIHTLVKMCSDFLMRETSVENCMYVVNIADTYNLKETKEAAQKFMRENFIEFSEMEQFLKLTYEQINEFLTDDSLQLPSELTAFQIAVKWLDFDEKRLKYAPDLLSNIRFGTITPQDLVSHVQNVPRMMQDAECHRLLVDAMNYHLLPFQQNILQSRRTKVRGGLRVLLTVGGRPALTEKSLSKDILYRDEDNVWNKLTEMPAKSFNQCVAVLDGFLYVAGGEDQNDARNQAKHAVSNFSRYDPRFNTWIHLANMIQKRTHFSLNTFNGLLFAVGGRNSDGCQASVECYVPSSNQWQMKAPMEVPRCCHASSVIDGKILVSGGYINNAYSRAVCSYDPSTDSWQDKNSLSSPRGWHCSVTVGDRAYVLGGSQLGGRGERVDVLPVECYNPHSGQWSYVAPLLTGVSTAGAATLNNKIYLLGGWNEIEKKYKKCIQVYNPDLNEWTEDDELPEATVGISCCVVTIPTRKTRESRASSVSSAPVSI from the exons ATGGCACCCAAAAAGAACAAGGCGGCTAAGAAGAGCAAAGCCGATATCAACGAGATGACGATCATGGTAGAGGACAGTCCTTCCAACAAAATCAACGGGCTCAACACGCTCCTGGAGGGCGGAAACGGATTTAGTTGCATCTCCACTGAAGTCACGGACCCCCTCTATGCACCAAACCTCCTGGAGGGTCTGGGCCACATGAGGCAAGACAGCTTTCTCTGTGACCTCACGGTAGCAACCAAATCCAAGTCCTTCGACGTTCACAAAGTAGTGATGGCATCCTGCAGCGAATACATCCAAAACATGCTCCGGAAGGATCCGTCTCTAAAGAAGATTGAGCTCAATGATTTATCCCCAGTTGGTTTGGCTACTGTCATCACTTATGCCTATTCTGGAAAACTGACCCTATCTCTGTACACCATCGGTAGCACCATATCCGCAGCCATGCTCCTCCAAATCCACACTTTGGTGAAAATGTGTAGTGATTTCTTAATGCGGGAGACCAGCGTGGAGAACTGCATGTATGTGGTCAACATTGCCGACACGTACAATCTAAAAGAAACCAAAGAAGCCGCTCAGAAGTTCATGCGAGAGAACTTCATTGAGTTCTCCGAGATGGAGCAGTTCCTCAAACTCACCTATGAGCAAATCAACGAATTTCTCACAGACGACTCGCTCCAGTTGCCGTCAGAGCTCACAGCTTTTCAGATCGCGGTCAAGTGGTTGGATTTCGATGAGAAGAGGTTGAAATACGCTCCTGATCTGCTGTCCAACATCCGTTTTGGCACCATCACGCCCCAGGATCTTGTTAGTCACGTACAGAATGTTCCCAGGATGATGCAGGATGCTGAGTGCCACCGTCTGCTGGTTGACGCCATGAATTATCACCTGCTGCCCTTCCAGCAAAACATCCTTCAATCCCGGAGGACCAAAGTTCGTGGAGGTCTCAGAGTTCTGCTTACTGTGGGTGGACGGCCTGCGCTGACCGAAAAGTCTCTCAGCAAGGACATTCTCTACAGGGACGAGGATAATGTCTGGAACAAGCTGACGGAGATGCCTGCGAAGAGTTTTAATCAGTGCGTGGCTGTTTTGGATGGTTTCCTTTACGTGGCCGGAGGTGAAGACCAGAATGATGCAAGAAACCAGGCAAAACATGCCGTCAGCAATTTCAGCAG ATATGACCCCCGATTCAACACGTGGATCCACCTGGCCAACATGATTCAGAAGCGCACGCATTTCAGCCTCAACACCTTCAATGGTCTGCTCTTCGCCGTCGGGGGCCGTAATTCTGATGGATGCCAGGCGTCTGTCGAGTGCTACGTCCCGTCTTCAAACCAATGGCAAATGAAAGCTCCAATGGAAGTCCCAAGATGCTGCCATGCCAGCTCAGTTATCGATGGCAAGATCTTGGTTAGCGGTGGTTACATTAACAACGCCTACTCTCGAGCCGTCTGTTCTTACGACCCATCCACTGATAGCTGGCAGGATAAAAACAGCCTGAGCAGCCCGAGAGGATGGCACTGTTCGGTGACCGTCGGAGATCGTGCTTACGTGCTCGGCGGCAGTCAACTGGGCGGACGTGGAGAGAGAGTAGACGTCTTGCCTGTTGAATGCTACAACCCTCACTCCGGCCAGTGGAGCTACGTCGCCCCCTTGCTGACAGGAGTGAGCACTGCAGGCGCTGCCACCTTGAATAACAAGATCTACCTCTTGGGCGGCTGGAATGAGATTGAGAAGAAGTATAAGAAATGCATTCAGGTTTATAATCCCGATCTTAACGAATGGACTGAGGACGATGAATTGCCAGAGGCTACGGTTGGTATCTCATGTTGTGTCGTCACCATCCCCACACGCAAAACACGAGAGTCAAGGGCCAGCTCGGTGTCGTCCGCACCAGTTAGTATATAA